A single region of the Paraburkholderia sp. SOS3 genome encodes:
- a CDS encoding transporter substrate-binding domain-containing protein: MKVVLAYIEEPPFGWTNPDQSATGADIELADSVLRAIGVTHVEHRLTTFAELLPGVQSGRWDMNVPLFVTSERIAKVEFSIPVWAIGDGFLVRSSNPKALYSYESIAQRPDARLGVIAGQVQHGSAQAKGVRDVQILLFEQQAQAVAAVESGEIVAYASTALGNRIVAEHIGLTRVESVDHESTLGDGKSAPVGAFSFRKENRALVDAVNRQLRVHLGSAEHRKSMARFGLSEREIDPVLR; encoded by the coding sequence GTGAAGGTCGTTCTTGCCTATATCGAGGAGCCGCCGTTTGGCTGGACCAACCCGGATCAGTCGGCGACAGGTGCCGATATCGAGCTGGCGGACTCGGTTTTGCGAGCGATAGGTGTCACACATGTCGAACATCGGCTGACAACGTTTGCCGAACTGCTGCCCGGTGTTCAGAGTGGGCGTTGGGATATGAATGTTCCGCTGTTCGTTACGTCCGAGCGCATCGCGAAAGTGGAGTTCAGCATACCGGTATGGGCGATCGGCGATGGATTTCTCGTGCGTAGCAGCAATCCCAAGGCATTGTATAGCTACGAGTCCATCGCCCAACGCCCCGACGCCCGGCTCGGCGTGATAGCCGGGCAGGTCCAGCACGGGTCCGCGCAAGCCAAAGGTGTACGTGATGTGCAGATTCTACTTTTCGAACAGCAGGCGCAGGCTGTTGCAGCGGTGGAGTCAGGTGAAATCGTTGCATATGCCAGCACCGCGCTCGGCAACCGGATCGTCGCCGAACATATCGGTCTTACGCGGGTCGAATCGGTCGACCATGAGTCGACCTTGGGCGACGGTAAAAGCGCGCCGGTCGGAGCGTTTTCATTCCGAAAGGAAAATCGCGCTTTAGTCGATGCGGTGAACAGGCAGTTGCGCGTTCACCTCGGTTCTGCCGAGCATCGGAAAAGCATGGCGCGATTCGGTTTGAGTGAGCGCGAGATAGATCCTGTGTTGCGATAA
- a CDS encoding alpha/beta hydrolase, whose amino-acid sequence MANPQIECIRELLASAPRPTGLAERRTRLLSLVSRYATPADAHVEAENADGVPAEWTSTPAADPTRVILFLHGGAYISGGIATHRHLVAEIGRVTRARTLAPDYRLAPEHPFPAALEDALTAYGFLLSRGYMPQNIALAGESAGGGLALAILISLRQMGVPLPSCAWLSSPWTDLEMTGDSMESKADVDPLIQKPYLLEAAASYLNGADARMPLASPLYGDLSGLPPLLIHVGTAETLLDDSVRLARHAAQADVRVVLDIWPDMIHAWSLFYQQLDAGRQSLATMGAFVQQMFEARQS is encoded by the coding sequence ATGGCCAATCCGCAGATCGAATGCATTCGCGAACTGCTGGCTTCAGCGCCGCGCCCTACCGGTCTTGCCGAACGGCGCACACGTCTGCTCTCGCTCGTCAGCCGCTACGCGACGCCAGCTGACGCGCATGTCGAAGCCGAGAACGCCGATGGCGTTCCGGCCGAATGGACGTCGACACCTGCTGCCGACCCCACGCGAGTCATCCTGTTCCTGCACGGCGGCGCCTATATCTCAGGCGGCATCGCCACGCATCGGCATCTGGTCGCGGAGATCGGGCGCGTGACGCGCGCCCGTACGCTTGCGCCCGATTACCGGCTCGCTCCCGAGCATCCGTTCCCCGCCGCACTCGAAGATGCGTTGACCGCATACGGCTTTCTGCTCTCGCGAGGATATATGCCGCAGAACATCGCACTGGCCGGCGAAAGTGCCGGCGGTGGACTTGCGCTCGCGATACTGATCTCGCTGCGGCAAATGGGTGTGCCGCTCCCGTCATGCGCGTGGTTGAGTTCGCCGTGGACCGATCTGGAAATGACTGGAGATTCGATGGAATCGAAGGCAGATGTGGACCCGCTGATACAGAAACCGTATCTGCTCGAAGCGGCCGCGTCCTATCTGAACGGAGCGGACGCACGTATGCCGCTCGCGTCACCGTTGTATGGAGACCTGAGCGGCCTTCCCCCGTTGCTGATTCACGTCGGCACCGCGGAAACGCTGCTCGACGATTCCGTGCGGCTCGCACGCCACGCGGCGCAAGCCGATGTGCGCGTGGTGCTCGATATCTGGCCCGACATGATTCACGCATGGAGTCTGTTTTATCAACAGCTCGATGCGGGGCGCCAGTCGCTCGCAACGATGGGGGCGTTTGTTCAGCAGATGTTCGAGGCCAGACAGTCGTAG
- a CDS encoding LysR family transcriptional regulator: MKPSSENLSSGIGVFAAVVDAGTFAAASELLEMSPPGVSRAIARLEKRLKIRLFNRTTRSVSLTDEGRRFYEQVMPHLRGMEEAASAAAGNAVSVRGKLRINLDPVISRSVLGPPLEAFMDAHPDLELEFIARDHLGDLIADGFDLALRFGEPRSSSLVARKLLETPVVTVAAPAYLERHGRPANPQALSEQTHRCLEFRNPETGRPYAWEFHRKRKQLVVPTNGRLTVNEPSALLSACVAGFGIAQMLLLVAEPLIREGKLINLFPDWSDERFPLYAYHPSRHHVPAKTRAFLDFVVALTSH; encoded by the coding sequence ATGAAACCGAGCAGCGAAAATCTGTCCAGCGGGATTGGCGTATTTGCCGCCGTCGTCGATGCGGGAACGTTCGCGGCCGCATCCGAATTGCTCGAGATGTCGCCGCCAGGCGTAAGCCGCGCGATAGCCCGCCTCGAAAAGAGGCTGAAAATACGGCTCTTCAATCGCACGACGCGCTCCGTTTCTCTGACCGATGAAGGCCGCCGCTTTTACGAGCAGGTCATGCCGCACCTGCGCGGAATGGAGGAAGCCGCGTCGGCAGCAGCGGGAAACGCCGTATCCGTTCGAGGCAAGCTGCGCATCAATCTCGACCCCGTCATTTCCCGCAGCGTTCTCGGGCCGCCACTCGAAGCATTCATGGACGCACACCCTGATCTCGAACTCGAGTTCATTGCGCGCGACCACCTCGGCGATCTGATCGCCGATGGCTTCGACCTCGCATTGCGATTCGGCGAACCGCGCAGCTCGAGCCTCGTCGCGCGCAAGCTACTTGAAACACCGGTCGTCACAGTCGCGGCGCCCGCGTACCTTGAGCGACACGGACGTCCCGCAAATCCACAAGCGTTGAGCGAGCAAACCCACCGGTGCCTCGAGTTTCGCAACCCGGAGACCGGCAGGCCCTACGCCTGGGAATTTCACCGCAAGCGCAAACAACTCGTCGTGCCGACGAACGGACGCCTCACCGTCAACGAACCGAGCGCGTTGCTCAGCGCATGCGTGGCCGGCTTCGGCATCGCCCAGATGCTGCTGCTCGTCGCAGAGCCGCTGATTCGCGAAGGCAAGCTGATCAATCTCTTTCCGGACTGGTCGGACGAGCGCTTTCCGCTTTATGCCTATCATCCGTCGAGACATCACGTGCCCGCGAAGACACGCGCCTTCCTCGACTTCGTTGTCGCACTAACCTCGCACTGA
- a CDS encoding AraC family transcriptional regulator, with translation MPKALPPDLSNDAGPGKSLARHYPRGTRIDPHSHSWAQVLYAVSGVMWVEVGQEALVVPPQRAVWLPPESTHSIRMMSAVDMRNIYLREADVQHLSKVPDVFEVNGLLRELITMLAEHESERDTHYADLAYRLVALELAHAGRYSLRIPLPDASDRRLDMLCRAVIENPSVEISFEQHAGSVGASVRTLARLFSRALGLGFAEWRRQVQLAIALSRLAEGQSISSVAHALGYRLSSFSDMFRRELGVSPSEFASNQTLAGPTADGAGRAVPDA, from the coding sequence ATGCCGAAAGCTCTTCCTCCCGACCTCTCCAATGATGCAGGCCCTGGAAAGTCGTTGGCGAGGCATTATCCGCGTGGAACGCGGATTGACCCGCATTCGCACTCGTGGGCGCAGGTGCTGTATGCGGTCTCCGGCGTGATGTGGGTCGAAGTCGGGCAGGAAGCGCTCGTCGTGCCGCCGCAGCGCGCGGTGTGGCTGCCACCTGAGTCCACGCATTCGATCCGGATGATGAGCGCCGTCGATATGCGCAATATTTATCTGCGCGAAGCCGACGTGCAACATCTGAGCAAAGTGCCCGACGTGTTCGAAGTGAACGGGCTGCTGCGCGAACTGATCACGATGCTTGCGGAACATGAATCGGAGCGCGACACCCATTATGCCGATCTCGCGTATCGACTCGTCGCGCTCGAACTCGCGCATGCGGGCCGCTATTCGCTTCGTATCCCGCTACCCGATGCGTCGGACCGCAGGTTGGACATGCTTTGTCGCGCCGTTATCGAGAATCCGTCTGTGGAAATCAGTTTTGAACAGCATGCGGGATCGGTCGGCGCAAGCGTGAGAACGTTGGCCCGGTTGTTCTCGCGCGCATTGGGGCTTGGCTTTGCCGAGTGGCGGCGCCAGGTTCAGCTTGCGATTGCATTATCGCGGCTTGCGGAGGGGCAGTCGATCAGTTCGGTCGCGCATGCGCTCGGCTATCGCTTGAGCAGCTTCAGCGACATGTTTAGACGTGAGCTCGGCGTCTCGCCGAGCGAATTTGCGTCGAACCAGACCCTGGCCGGCCCGACAGCCGATGGTGCCGGGCGCGCGGTACCGGACGCGTGA
- a CDS encoding quinone oxidoreductase family protein: MKAIQFKSFGEPDVLEYLELAMPRADAGNAVVRVKAASINPSDVKNVSGHFSHTVPPRVPGRDFSGVVVEGPAEWIGAEVWGTGGDIGFTRDGTHAEYIRVPVASLARKPVNLSHEQAASIGVNFVVAWLGVVEYAKLEAGETIAVIGASGGVGGAVTQIAKTRGARVIAVDRHEPDPNSPAGRLIDEYVQIGDDAAQRVKMLAAGGVDVVFDAVGGVTFELALGLAKRRGRVVEISATGKRRVEFDLIDFYHNETQLFGVDSAKLGVAESATLLKALVEGFEQGKFEPPLIAQSFPLVDAKAAYRAVAGGTRGRVVLQM, encoded by the coding sequence GTGAAAGCTATTCAGTTCAAATCGTTTGGCGAGCCGGACGTGCTCGAGTATCTCGAACTTGCAATGCCGCGTGCGGACGCCGGCAACGCGGTCGTGCGTGTAAAGGCTGCATCGATCAATCCGAGCGACGTCAAGAACGTGTCCGGACATTTTTCTCACACGGTGCCGCCGCGCGTGCCGGGCCGCGATTTCAGCGGTGTGGTGGTCGAGGGGCCGGCCGAATGGATCGGCGCCGAAGTGTGGGGCACGGGCGGCGACATCGGCTTTACACGCGATGGCACGCATGCCGAGTACATTCGTGTGCCGGTGGCGTCGCTTGCGCGCAAGCCGGTGAATCTGAGCCATGAACAGGCAGCGTCGATCGGCGTGAATTTCGTCGTCGCGTGGCTTGGCGTGGTGGAATACGCGAAGCTCGAGGCCGGCGAGACGATCGCGGTGATCGGCGCATCGGGCGGCGTGGGCGGCGCCGTCACACAGATCGCGAAGACACGCGGCGCACGCGTGATTGCTGTGGATCGCCATGAGCCGGACCCGAACTCGCCGGCCGGCCGTTTGATTGACGAATATGTCCAGATTGGCGATGACGCGGCTCAACGTGTGAAGATGCTTGCGGCGGGCGGCGTCGATGTCGTATTCGATGCGGTTGGCGGTGTGACGTTTGAACTGGCGCTGGGTCTCGCGAAACGGCGAGGACGCGTGGTCGAGATCAGTGCAACGGGCAAACGGCGCGTCGAATTCGATCTGATCGACTTCTATCACAACGAGACGCAACTGTTCGGGGTCGACAGCGCGAAGCTCGGCGTGGCCGAATCGGCAACGCTGCTAAAGGCACTCGTAGAAGGTTTCGAACAAGGCAAATTCGAGCCGCCGCTGATCGCGCAGTCGTTCCCGCTCGTCGATGCGAAGGCCGCTTATCGGGCCGTTGCGGGAGGGACGCGGGGCCGTGTGGTGCTGCAGATGTGA
- a CDS encoding LysR family transcriptional regulator, with product MQDVNDYFYFAKVVQHRGFSSAARALRVTKSALSKRVARLEERLQARLIERSSRGFRVTAVGLEVYEQCEAIVAGVEGADAIARKANAAPRGAVRFACPPGMVFAAVSSIVPDFLEAYPDIQLSMVVSNRSVDLIGDGFDVALRIRDKLDSDANYVVKRIGLSRRVLVASPRYAEKTTMPASAADLARCSILSLGEDIRSEKWNLVCGTKEEIIEVSPKLATSEFSVLLNSAIAGAGIALLPLAICNNALADGRLIRVLPEWHSHDSIVHLVFTTRRGLLPATRAFMDYLAARLAPLFKESVQEVFRQ from the coding sequence ATGCAGGATGTGAACGACTATTTTTACTTCGCCAAGGTGGTGCAGCATCGTGGCTTCTCATCAGCCGCACGTGCGCTTCGCGTGACGAAGTCCGCTCTAAGCAAGCGGGTCGCGCGACTTGAAGAACGGCTTCAGGCGCGGCTCATTGAGCGGTCGAGCCGAGGCTTCCGTGTGACCGCTGTCGGTCTCGAGGTCTACGAGCAATGCGAGGCCATCGTGGCAGGCGTGGAGGGCGCTGACGCGATCGCCCGGAAGGCAAACGCTGCGCCTCGTGGCGCGGTGAGATTCGCGTGCCCGCCAGGGATGGTGTTCGCAGCAGTTTCATCCATCGTTCCGGACTTTCTGGAAGCCTACCCGGACATCCAACTCTCGATGGTGGTGTCCAATCGCAGTGTGGATCTCATTGGCGACGGTTTTGACGTGGCTTTGCGTATACGCGACAAACTCGATAGCGATGCGAACTATGTTGTGAAAAGGATCGGGCTGAGCAGACGAGTTCTGGTGGCCAGTCCCAGATATGCGGAAAAAACAACGATGCCAGCGTCGGCTGCCGACCTGGCACGATGTTCCATCCTGTCGCTGGGGGAAGATATTCGAAGCGAGAAATGGAATCTCGTATGCGGGACCAAAGAAGAGATAATCGAGGTTTCTCCGAAGCTGGCGACAAGCGAATTTTCTGTCCTTCTAAATAGCGCCATTGCGGGCGCTGGCATAGCACTCCTCCCTTTGGCGATCTGCAATAACGCGCTCGCGGACGGCCGCCTGATTCGGGTTCTACCCGAGTGGCATTCACATGACAGCATCGTTCACCTTGTGTTCACAACGCGACGTGGCCTTCTTCCGGCCACGCGGGCTTTTATGGATTACCTGGCAGCACGGCTGGCACCTCTTTTCAAGGAATCCGTTCAGGAGGTCTTCCGGCAATGA
- a CDS encoding cupin domain-containing protein: MNVLLSGQESENATSIILATHKPGEGPPPHFHAGQDECFFVLEGEYELFVAGQTHRAGPGTLVFLPRNTVHGFRNIGPGDARMLDWSLPAGQDRYFRTVHAQQTDGSFNPENMGELSRQFDTYFPTR; the protein is encoded by the coding sequence ATGAACGTACTCCTGAGCGGTCAGGAAAGTGAGAACGCGACGTCTATCATTCTTGCCACGCATAAGCCGGGCGAAGGACCGCCCCCTCATTTTCACGCCGGCCAGGACGAATGTTTCTTTGTTCTCGAAGGTGAATATGAATTGTTCGTCGCGGGACAGACGCACCGCGCGGGACCCGGAACCCTTGTATTTCTGCCCCGGAATACCGTTCACGGCTTCAGGAATATCGGACCAGGTGACGCGCGGATGCTCGACTGGAGCCTTCCAGCCGGCCAGGACCGGTATTTTCGTACGGTCCATGCGCAGCAGACCGACGGCAGTTTCAATCCGGAGAATATGGGCGAGTTGAGCCGGCAGTTTGACACGTATTTTCCAACTCGATAG
- a CDS encoding ATP-grasp domain-containing protein produces MRDVAYATLGAVPGVCMACTIRLSREQIGQAISGALDLREWLKRDYPFIIRPLGSHAGKGLERVSNEEELGCYLERSAHEEFYLAPFIDYSSADGLFRKYRIVMIDGEPFMCHMGISKHWMVHYPYEEMLADANRREEEARTMARFDTEFVVHHRDALRQIAELTGLEYMGFDCAETQDGRLLIFEIATGMIVHDMDDPQHFPYKAPQIRRIAHAFEQMLRRASRAR; encoded by the coding sequence TTGCGCGATGTCGCATATGCCACGCTGGGTGCGGTGCCTGGTGTCTGCATGGCTTGCACCATACGCCTCTCGCGCGAGCAGATCGGTCAGGCCATTTCGGGCGCGCTCGACTTGCGCGAATGGCTAAAGAGGGACTACCCGTTCATCATCCGGCCGCTAGGGTCGCACGCCGGCAAAGGACTGGAAAGGGTATCCAATGAAGAGGAGCTCGGCTGCTATCTGGAGAGGTCGGCGCACGAAGAGTTTTATTTGGCGCCGTTTATCGACTACAGCAGCGCCGATGGGCTGTTTCGCAAATACCGGATTGTCATGATCGACGGAGAACCGTTCATGTGCCACATGGGCATTTCAAAACACTGGATGGTTCATTACCCGTACGAGGAGATGTTGGCCGACGCGAATCGACGCGAAGAGGAAGCGCGCACGATGGCGCGTTTCGATACTGAATTCGTGGTGCACCATCGCGACGCGTTGCGGCAAATCGCGGAATTGACTGGTCTTGAATACATGGGCTTCGATTGCGCCGAGACGCAGGACGGCCGCCTGTTGATTTTCGAGATCGCGACCGGAATGATCGTGCATGATATGGACGACCCGCAACACTTCCCTTACAAGGCGCCTCAAATTCGACGGATCGCGCATGCCTTTGAACAAATGCTGCGGCGCGCGTCGCGTGCGCGGTGA
- a CDS encoding alpha/beta fold hydrolase, which yields MPFITIAEQQLHYRIQGSGFPVLLGHSYLWDSAMWQPQIEALSQQYRVIVPDLWGHGQSGPMPESTRSFGDLAAQASELLDALHISQCAVIGLSVGGMWGSELALREPKRVKALVIMDSDRGAEPAATLAQYSQIISTIESLGHIPAPIIDAVAPLFFHRGAPPDGDLIVSFKRSLAAFSADQIRQSIAPLGRLTFGRPDEVARLSALDAATTLVMCGELDIPRPPSEAIRMAEAIGCRHVLVPGAGHISCLENPSFVNRELLAWLEQHVGTDGNA from the coding sequence ATGCCATTCATTACCATCGCAGAACAGCAGTTGCACTATCGGATTCAAGGCAGCGGTTTTCCGGTACTGCTCGGACACAGTTACTTGTGGGACTCGGCGATGTGGCAGCCGCAAATCGAAGCGCTGTCGCAACAGTACCGAGTCATCGTGCCCGATCTGTGGGGCCATGGCCAATCGGGACCGATGCCGGAAAGCACGCGCAGCTTCGGCGATCTCGCCGCGCAGGCAAGCGAGCTGCTGGACGCGCTTCATATCAGCCAGTGCGCGGTCATCGGCTTGTCGGTCGGTGGAATGTGGGGATCCGAACTTGCGTTGCGTGAACCGAAGCGCGTGAAGGCGCTAGTCATCATGGACTCGGACCGCGGCGCCGAGCCCGCGGCGACGCTTGCGCAATACTCTCAGATCATCAGCACGATCGAATCGCTCGGGCACATACCCGCGCCGATCATCGACGCGGTCGCGCCGTTGTTCTTCCATCGTGGCGCGCCGCCCGACGGCGACCTCATCGTCTCGTTCAAGCGTTCGCTCGCGGCGTTCTCGGCAGACCAGATCCGGCAGTCGATCGCGCCGCTCGGGCGGCTTACCTTCGGCCGCCCCGACGAAGTCGCGCGCCTGTCCGCGCTCGACGCTGCGACCACACTGGTGATGTGCGGCGAACTCGATATTCCGCGGCCGCCGTCGGAGGCGATCCGCATGGCCGAGGCAATCGGTTGCCGCCATGTGCTGGTTCCCGGCGCCGGCCATATCTCTTGTCTCGAGAACCCGTCGTTCGTCAATCGCGAGCTTCTTGCGTGGCTCGAGCAGCACGTTGGAACGGACGGAAACGCGTAA
- a CDS encoding DUF2844 domain-containing protein, whose translation MEAQQKALKTGFVEMAVAVCIGFTANTATAALGDFPLTGADPRVASSVMGAARVAKAAMSLQGDAATSSANALYSVNVVTLNSGTVVREFVATSSQKVFALIWNGPRTPDYADILGAYSERYLRPSSADVIHVGGLSQRSLSSQDLVVQSMGHPGRFSGSAYLPREIPAGVSLSELQ comes from the coding sequence ATGGAAGCTCAACAGAAGGCGTTAAAAACAGGATTCGTTGAAATGGCCGTAGCGGTCTGTATCGGCTTCACCGCAAATACGGCAACGGCAGCATTGGGTGACTTTCCGTTGACCGGCGCCGATCCTCGCGTGGCCTCCAGTGTCATGGGAGCGGCCCGGGTGGCGAAGGCAGCGATGTCCTTGCAGGGCGACGCCGCAACCTCTTCCGCAAATGCACTGTATAGCGTGAACGTCGTCACACTAAATTCGGGCACCGTTGTGCGCGAATTCGTCGCGACGTCCAGCCAGAAGGTATTCGCGCTTATCTGGAATGGTCCGCGCACGCCGGATTATGCGGACATCCTCGGCGCCTATTCGGAACGCTATCTGAGGCCTTCGAGCGCTGACGTAATCCATGTGGGTGGTTTGAGCCAACGAAGCCTCAGTTCGCAGGATCTGGTCGTGCAGTCGATGGGGCATCCCGGCCGATTCAGTGGCTCCGCATATCTTCCGCGCGAAATTCCGGCCGGCGTTTCCCTTTCCGAACTTCAATAA
- a CDS encoding DUF3443 family protein gives MKKLIAVLAFGLALAGCGGGGGGAGGAVSQISSQNLAANSVNVTVDSKFGFVNAPYVTLTICAPGTGNCATIDHVLVDTASVGLRLLRSAVPASLGLADAKDSAQGNTMAECAEFAAGVAWGPISKVDLKIAGETAPSLPIQIVDDSFASVPADCSSAGPDMAAKGAASFGGNGLIGLNVIRHDCQTSCQSPAASIYYDCAGANCTGVAVSLAEQLPNPVIQFVTDNNGVTLNFPAVGEGGQSTVSGTMTFGINTQGNNILPSTAQQMTTTVFGEVTASFNGLPMPGFVDSGSSAYFIVDPSIGQCPSSFSSLPWFCPTAPATLSASLQSESGATLGVSFTLFNTESELGNGLNAAHEGIGQNLGLFGAGELDLGMPFIYGKRITFGIQGSDDFSSGTQPFFAIQS, from the coding sequence ATGAAAAAGCTGATTGCAGTTCTCGCCTTCGGTCTGGCGCTCGCGGGTTGCGGCGGCGGCGGTGGCGGTGCGGGTGGCGCGGTGAGCCAGATTTCCAGCCAGAATCTGGCCGCCAATTCGGTCAACGTGACGGTGGACAGCAAATTCGGATTTGTGAACGCGCCGTACGTCACCCTGACCATCTGTGCGCCAGGCACAGGCAATTGCGCCACGATCGACCATGTTCTGGTCGATACGGCTTCCGTGGGTTTGCGTCTTCTGCGTTCGGCGGTGCCGGCTTCGCTAGGCCTTGCCGACGCAAAGGACTCGGCGCAAGGCAATACGATGGCCGAATGCGCCGAGTTCGCTGCCGGGGTTGCATGGGGGCCGATTTCGAAGGTCGACCTGAAGATTGCCGGCGAAACGGCGCCGTCGTTGCCGATTCAGATCGTTGACGACTCGTTTGCCTCGGTTCCCGCCGATTGTTCGAGCGCGGGCCCCGATATGGCTGCGAAAGGCGCTGCATCGTTCGGCGGCAACGGTCTGATTGGCCTGAACGTGATCCGTCACGATTGCCAGACCTCGTGCCAGTCTCCGGCCGCATCGATCTACTACGATTGCGCGGGCGCGAATTGCACCGGAGTTGCGGTGTCGCTCGCGGAACAGTTACCCAATCCGGTCATACAGTTTGTAACCGATAACAACGGTGTGACGCTGAACTTTCCCGCAGTCGGCGAAGGCGGCCAGAGCACGGTTTCCGGCACGATGACCTTCGGGATCAACACGCAGGGCAACAACATCTTGCCGTCGACCGCGCAGCAGATGACCACCACCGTGTTCGGCGAGGTGACCGCGAGTTTCAACGGCCTGCCGATGCCGGGCTTCGTCGACTCGGGTTCGAGCGCGTACTTTATCGTGGACCCGTCGATTGGGCAGTGTCCGTCGAGCTTTTCGAGCCTGCCCTGGTTCTGTCCGACTGCTCCTGCAACGCTTTCGGCGTCGCTGCAAAGCGAGAGCGGCGCCACGCTTGGTGTTTCGTTCACGCTGTTCAACACGGAGTCCGAACTCGGTAATGGCTTGAACGCAGCGCATGAAGGCATCGGCCAGAACCTCGGATTGTTTGGAGCGGGCGAACTGGATCTGGGTATGCCCTTCATCTACGGCAAGCGCATTACTTTTGGCATTCAGGGTAGCGATGATTTCTCGTCAGGCACGCAACCGTTCTTTGCGATTCAGTCGTGA
- a CDS encoding enoyl-CoA hydratase-related protein, whose amino-acid sequence MTDMNNAARRGFLKTAVALGGTSALAVLAIPTRAEELPQSDVSLTALKDTPPGSGEKVTVERRGSIVLLGINRPDFQNRVDPDTFKELAQAYYNYDRDPSLRAAVLFGHGENFSRGIDVDGFRSLGGKPPISQADAINPLATTPGPRLTKPLVVAVHGDTWNMGHELFLVADIRIASADTRFAQDENTHGRFPGGGSTVRFVRESGWANAMRYILTGDHWSAEEAHRMGEVQVIVPDAKAALDTAIQMANKIADCAPLGIKTSLASARLAIDPSEQEALFKLSTQYRAFFQTHDFLEGRRAEIEGRKPVYDGK is encoded by the coding sequence ATGACTGACATGAACAACGCCGCTCGACGGGGTTTCCTGAAGACGGCGGTAGCGCTGGGAGGGACATCCGCACTTGCGGTGCTCGCGATTCCCACGCGCGCCGAGGAGCTCCCGCAATCTGACGTTTCATTGACCGCTCTTAAGGACACACCGCCAGGTTCCGGCGAAAAGGTAACCGTCGAGCGCCGTGGTTCAATCGTCCTCCTTGGCATTAATCGTCCCGACTTCCAGAATCGCGTCGATCCCGACACATTCAAAGAGCTGGCCCAAGCCTACTATAACTACGACCGCGATCCTTCATTGCGTGCTGCAGTTCTGTTCGGACACGGTGAGAATTTCTCGAGAGGTATCGATGTTGACGGTTTCCGATCGCTAGGCGGAAAACCTCCGATATCGCAGGCGGACGCCATCAACCCGCTCGCGACAACGCCGGGGCCGCGCCTTACAAAACCTCTCGTTGTCGCTGTCCACGGTGACACCTGGAACATGGGTCATGAACTGTTCCTCGTCGCCGATATCCGGATTGCTTCGGCCGACACCCGCTTCGCACAGGATGAGAATACACATGGACGTTTTCCCGGAGGAGGCTCTACAGTTCGGTTCGTTCGCGAGTCGGGATGGGCGAACGCCATGCGCTATATCCTGACCGGCGACCATTGGAGCGCTGAAGAAGCACATCGTATGGGAGAGGTGCAGGTGATCGTGCCCGACGCAAAGGCTGCGTTAGACACGGCGATTCAGATGGCCAACAAAATTGCTGATTGCGCACCACTTGGCATCAAGACTTCTTTGGCATCGGCTCGCCTTGCAATCGATCCTTCCGAACAGGAAGCCTTGTTCAAGCTCTCTACGCAATATCGCGCATTCTTCCAGACACACGATTTTCTGGAAGGTCGCAGAGCCGAGATTGAAGGTCGCAAACCGGTCTACGACGGAAAATGA
- a CDS encoding winged helix-turn-helix transcriptional regulator: MRSKGFDGMVCSIAGVMAAIGDRWGLLILRDLVFGLSRYDDFRQSSGVTNATLSDRLKHLEANGLVERRLYQTNPERHEYFLTDKGRQIAPVMLMLSQIGDRWQVSGASAPPLKFVNLKTGADVGWCFIDQKTGERLGAQDLGIKEGPGADDLVRWRLSHAARRREQRVVEHGLSREPARRPIGQRKSRSR; the protein is encoded by the coding sequence ATGCGCTCGAAGGGTTTCGATGGAATGGTGTGTTCAATCGCCGGGGTGATGGCGGCGATCGGCGATCGTTGGGGTTTACTGATCCTGCGCGACCTCGTCTTCGGCCTCAGCCGGTATGACGACTTTCGCCAATCATCCGGGGTGACCAACGCCACGCTCAGCGACCGACTTAAACACCTGGAGGCAAATGGCCTTGTCGAACGCCGGCTCTACCAGACGAACCCGGAAAGGCACGAGTACTTCCTGACCGACAAGGGCAGGCAAATCGCCCCGGTCATGCTGATGCTTTCCCAGATTGGAGACCGCTGGCAGGTCTCGGGCGCTTCAGCGCCGCCGCTAAAGTTCGTGAATCTGAAAACGGGCGCCGACGTGGGATGGTGTTTCATCGATCAGAAAACAGGCGAGCGGCTCGGCGCCCAGGATCTGGGTATCAAGGAAGGACCCGGCGCGGACGATCTCGTACGCTGGCGGTTGTCACATGCGGCGCGACGTCGCGAGCAACGAGTAGTCGAACATGGGTTGTCCCGCGAACCGGCACGCCGTCCGATCGGGCAACGAAAGTCACGCTCACGGTAG